Genomic window ([Empedobacter] haloabium):
CCTCGAGACAGGTGCCTGTCCCCGGGGTCTGAAGCAGCTTACTTCTTCTTGGTCGGATTGACGGCCGCCTTCAGCGTGGCGCCAGCCGAGAACTTCGGCGTCTTCGATGCCGCGATCTTGATCGCTTCACCGGTTGCGGGATTGCGGCCTTTGCGAGCGGCGCGCTTGGCGACGGAGAACGTGCCGAACCCGGTGATGCCGACCGTGTCGCCTTTTTTCAGACGTTCGGTAACGATGGCAATCAGGGTGTTCACTGCGTCGTTGGCGGCGGCACCGGACATTTCGGTACGTTTCGCAAATTCTGCAATCAGTTCGCCTTTTTTCATTACTACCTCCTTCGTTAATAGAGGCCGCAGATTAGCATAATATTTGCCGAAAGTAATCCTTTCTCGCGGAACTAACCCATATGGCGACAGGGCTCCGTAAAAATGAGCAGGTTGGTGAGCACCTGCCGCAACAGTGCGCGCGCATGCTGCACTGCACAGCCCTGCAAGACGGGCGCGGTGCCGGCCCGGCGCGGTGCTAATATGAAGCGGCGCGCGGCAAGTTTGCCGGTGGGACTCATGGGCCCGCACCACATGCCGCATGCGGTCGCCATACTAACTGGGCGGGGAACGATCATGACCTTTTCCGATGAAACCCTGATGGCCTATGCCGATGGGGAACTGGACGCGGCTACCCGGCACGCCGTCGAAGCGGCTTGCGCCCGGGATGCGGCGCTGGCCCGCCGCGTCGAACACTACAAGATTCGCCGCGCCAACGTCTTTGCCGGCTTCGCGCCGGGTGACGACGGCGCCGGCCGCATGCGGCCCGCGCGGCCGGAGCGCACCGCCACGGTCGTCAGCCTGGATGCCGTGCGCGCCCGGCGCGAAGCGTCGCAGCAGGCCGCGCGCAAGGCCAACCGCGAGCGCGGCTGGTCGTGGAAGGAATGGAGCGCCCTGGCCGCCGTGCTGGCGCTCGGTATCGTGGCCGGCAAGTTCGGCCTGACCTACCTGCAGGAGGACGACATCCGTGCGGACCTGGTCGCCAGCCACGATGGCATGCTGGTCGCCCAGGGCCGCCTGGCCACGGCACTGGAGCAGCAGTCCTCGGGGCAGGCGGCCTTGGCCGCAGCGGGGACGCCGGCCAGCGTGGCGGCACCGGTCCGGATCGGCATGTCGTTCGTCTCGACCGAAGGCAGCTATTGCCGCAGTTTCGCCAGCAGCAGTGGCGGCCAGCAGATCGACGGTCTGGCGTGCAAGGCGGGGCAGGAGTGGCGCATCCCCGTACTGGTGCAGAATCCGCGCCCGGCCGGCAGCGAGCGGGCCGCACGGCCCGATGCGATGCCGTCGCAGGTGGAGTTGTCGATCGAGCAGCGCATGTCCGGCGAGGCGCTCGACGCCAAGGCCGAGCAGGCCGCCATGCAGAAGAACTGGCAGCGCTGAATCGGCAGCGTCGACCGCCAAAGAAAAAGGCACCGGAAGGTGCCTTTCTTGCGTGCGCTTACTTTTTTTCGTCGTCGTCGTCGTCGGAGCCGAGGGCGGCCTTGCCGACGTAGACGACGCCTTTGCCGGCCGCCACGCCGACGTCGACCGCGGTCGAGGCGACGGTCACGCCGGTGCTGACCACGGCGCTCGTCACGGCAACCACCGCGCAACCCGACAGCAGGCTCGACGCCATCAGCATGGCAACCAGCGCGCGCATCACACGCCCAGCAGTTCGACGTCGAAGATCAGGGTCGCGTTCGGCGGGATCACGCCGCCGGCGCCGCGCGCGCCATAGCCCAGGTCGGCCGGGATGATCAGCTGGCGGGTGCCGCCCACTTTCATGCCCTGCACGCCTTCGTCCCAGCCGCGAATGACCATGCCGGCGCCCAGCGCGAACTCGAACGGGTCGTTGCGGTCCTTGCTGGAGTCGAACTTGGCGCCCTTGCTGCCGTCGTCGTTGCGCAGCCAGCCGGTGTAGTGCACGGTGACGTTCTGGCCGGCTTTGGCCTCGGCGCCGCTGCCCACGACGACGTCGTCGTACTGCAGGCCCGATGGGGTGGTGGTGATGGACATGATGTTCCTTTGTTGTGTCAGTGAGCTGCCGATTGTAGTGCAAGCAAGGTCAAAGCGCCATGCAGGCCGGCGCCGTTAGAAGTCCTGCAACAAGGTGCGGAAAGAGGCCGATGACGTTATGGAAAGGGCGTTGTTTTTCGCTTGAAACCGCGCCTTAATCGCCCCTTAAATCTTGTCCTCCGTAACTATTGCTCAGGCGTTTAACCGTAAAATGGAGTCTTCTTCCCTCACTTGCGCCCCCATCATGTTCCGCAGTTTCCGTCGCGTTATGCTATCCGCCTGCCTGCTGGCCGCGTTCCCGGCCGCGCAGGCCAATGTCGCCCCGTCCAGCCAGGGCAATGTCGTGGTCGTGCTGAACTCGCGCGATGCCACCGTACAGCTGCTGGACCAGGCGTCGTACAAGAGCCTGCAGACGTTTGCCGTCGGCAAGGAACCGCACCACCTGATGGCGACGCCGGACAACAAGTCGCTGATCGTGGCCAGCTCCGTCGGCAACGAACTGGTGTTCCTGGACCCGAAGTCGGGCCAGGTGCAGCGCCACATCAAGGACATTCTCGACCCCTACCAGATCGGCTTCACGCCGGACCAGAAGTGGTTCGTGGCGACGTCGCTGCGCCTGGACCGTGTCGACCTGTACAAGTACAACGGCAAGGATTTCACGCTGGCCAAGCGCCTGCCGATGGCCAAGCTGCCGAGCCATATCGCGTTCGACGCGAAGAGCTCGATGGCGTTCATCACGCAGCAGGGCAGCGACCAGGTCAGCGCCATCGACCTGGCCACGCAGACGGTCAAGTGGACCATCCCCGTCGGCAAGCTGCCGGCCGGGATCGCGATGACGCCGGACGATAAGTACCTGCTGGTCGGCATCATGGGCAGCGACTACGTCGAGGTGATCGATTGGCGCACGCGCAAGACCGTCAAGCGCATCAAGGCCGGCGCCGGCACGCACAATTTCCGCGCGCAGGGCGACAACCGTTACACCTATGTGTCGAACCGCGTGTCGAACTCGATCAACATCATCGACCAGAAGACGCTGGAAAACGTGGGCCAGATCAACGTGCCGGGCGGCCCGGACTGCATGGAGATCACGGCCGACGGCAAGACCATGTGGGTCACGCTGCGCTGGATCAAGAAGGTCGCCGTGATCGACCTGCCGACCCGCAAGGTCGTCAAGTACATCCCGGTGGGCCGCTCGCCGCACGGCGTGTTCTTCGCCAACTCGTCCGCCCGCATGTAAGGTCCATGACCGCGTCCGCGCGTTTCACCGCACTCTGCATCGCCACCGCCCTGGCCCTGCCTGCCGCCGCGGCCGCGCCGGCGGGGCAGTGCGGCGGCACCCTCTACCTGACGTTCGACACCGGCAGCCAGTCGCAGGCCGAACTGATCGCCGCCACCCTGAAGCGTCACGCCATTCGCGCCACCTTCTTCCTCGCCAACGAGAGGACGGTACGCGGCGACTACTCGCTCGATCCGTCCTGGGCCGCCTTCTGGAAGGCGCGCGTGGCCGAGGGCCATGCGTTCGGTTCGCATACCTTCGACCACGTCTACTTCACCGGCGACGGCGCGCGCGGCACGCTTGGCGTCAAGCCGCAGTTCGGCGCGAATGCGGGCCGGCGTTTGCAGTGGACGCCGGCGCAGTACTGCGCGGAGATCGAACGGGTCGACGCGCGTTTCGCCGAACTGACGGGCCACCACCTCGATCCGATCTGGCGCGCTCCCGGCGGCAAGGTGTCACAGCGTACAATAGCGGCCGCGCACAGCTGCGGCTATGCCCACGTCGGCTGGGCCCCGGCCGGTTTTTCCGGCGACGAGCTCTCCAGCACCGCGTTCCCGAACGCGGTATTGCTGAAGAAGTCGCTGGACAAACTGAAGGATGGCGACATCTTCATGGCGCACATGGGGATCTGGTCGCGCCAGGACCCGTGGGCGCCGGCGAACCTGGAGCCGCTGATCGCCGGGCTGGAAAGGAAGGGCTTCTGCTTTGCCACCTTGCGCGAGCATCCCGGCTTCGGCAAGGGCGCTACCATCAACGTAACGAAATAAGAACAATATGATTCATCTGCTGACCGAATGGTTCGCGCAGGCGCAGGGCTGGCTGTTCCAGTCCGTGATCGAACCGGCCATGTTCTACGCCGGCCTGGCGGACTTCCTCGACGATGCCTTCGAAGGCACCGAATGGTTCCTGATCGGCCTGTGCGAACTGCTGCTGATCTTCCTCGTGCTGCGGCCGCTGGAAGCGCTGGTGCCGGTGCACGGTTTTGCCGACCGGCGCGCGCGCTGGAACGATTTCGTCTACACCCTGCTGCACCGGCTGGGTTTTTTCCCGCTGCTGATTTTCTTTACCGTCGATCCGCTGATGGACCACGTGGCCGGCTGGCTGCGGCTGGAGAACGTGCGCCCGTTCAACCTGGAGAACCTGGCGCCGGACATGAGCCCGCTGGCCAGCTTCGCCATCTATTTCGTCGTGCTGGACTTCTTCGATTACTGGTTCCACCGCGCCCAGCACCACTTCCGCTGGTGGTGGGGCTTGCACAGCCTGCACCACAGCCAGCAGAACATGAACCTGTGGAGCGACGACCGCAACCACCTGCTGGACGACCTGCTGCGCGACGTCTACCTGGCCCTGATCGCGCTGGCCATCGGCGTGCCGCCCGGCCAGTACGTGCTGCTGGTGTCGCTGTCGCGCATCCTGCAGAGCCTGCAGCACGCGAACGTGCGCATCCACTTCGGCCGCGTGGGCGAATGGCTGCTGGTATCGCCGCGCTACCACCGCATGCACCATGCGGTCGGCGCCGGCCATGAATCGAAAGGCAAGGGCAGCCTGGGCGGCTGCAATTTCGCCGTGCTGCTGCCGATCTGGGACATCGTGTTCGGCACCGCCAACTTCGCCGCCGGCTTCGCCCACACGGGTGTGCGCGACCAGCTGCCGCGCACGGCGCCGGACGGCACCATCGTGCCGGGCCGCGACTATGGCCGCGGTTTCTGGCGCCAGCAGTGGCTCGGTTTGCGCCGGATGGTGGAATTCTCGCGCCGGAGGGCCGGCTGATGCGCGCCGTCGCCAATGCGTACGGCCGCGCCGTACTGTCGCAGCTGCACCTGCGCATGCTGGTGCTGTCGGCCATGCCGCTGGTGCTGTCGCTGCTGCTGTGGGGCCTGCTGCTGTACTTCGGCCTGCAGCCGCTGCTGGACTGGCTGCACACCAATTTCGTCGACTACGAGATCTTCCGCACCACCAGCGACTGGCTCGAGCGCCTGCACCTGGGCTTCCTGAAGTCCGTCGTGGTGCCGTTCTTCGCGCTGCTGTTGCTGCTGCCCTTGATGATCCTGTCGGCGCTGCTGTTCATGAACATCGCGGCGATGCCGTTCATCGTGCGCCACGTGGGCGGGCGCCATTACCCGAAGCTGGAACAGAAGCAGGGCGGCAGCATGCTGGGCGGCCTGCGCGCGGCCTTGTCCTCGTTCGCGGTCTTCATCGTGATCTGGCTGGCCACGCTGCCGCTGTACATCGTGCCGCCGCTGGCGATGATCTCGTCCACGTTGCTGTGGGGCTGGCTGACCAGTCGCGTGATGTCGTATGACGCGCTGGCCGACCACGCCAGCGAGGAAGAACGCCGCACCATCCAGCGCGAGCGCCGCCGCGACCTGCTGGTGATGGGCCTGGTGTCGGGTGCCATGGGTTCCTTGCCGCCGCTGCTGATGGCGGCCGGCGC
Coding sequences:
- a CDS encoding HU family DNA-binding protein → MKKGELIAEFAKRTEMSGAAANDAVNTLIAIVTERLKKGDTVGITGFGTFSVAKRAARKGRNPATGEAIKIAASKTPKFSAGATLKAAVNPTKKK
- a CDS encoding FKBP-type peptidyl-prolyl cis-trans isomerase; translation: MSITTTPSGLQYDDVVVGSGAEAKAGQNVTVHYTGWLRNDDGSKGAKFDSSKDRNDPFEFALGAGMVIRGWDEGVQGMKVGGTRQLIIPADLGYGARGAGGVIPPNATLIFDVELLGV
- a CDS encoding cytochrome D1 domain-containing protein: MLSACLLAAFPAAQANVAPSSQGNVVVVLNSRDATVQLLDQASYKSLQTFAVGKEPHHLMATPDNKSLIVASSVGNELVFLDPKSGQVQRHIKDILDPYQIGFTPDQKWFVATSLRLDRVDLYKYNGKDFTLAKRLPMAKLPSHIAFDAKSSMAFITQQGSDQVSAIDLATQTVKWTIPVGKLPAGIAMTPDDKYLLVGIMGSDYVEVIDWRTRKTVKRIKAGAGTHNFRAQGDNRYTYVSNRVSNSINIIDQKTLENVGQINVPGGPDCMEITADGKTMWVTLRWIKKVAVIDLPTRKVVKYIPVGRSPHGVFFANSSARM
- a CDS encoding polysaccharide deacetylase family protein, which translates into the protein MTASARFTALCIATALALPAAAAAPAGQCGGTLYLTFDTGSQSQAELIAATLKRHAIRATFFLANERTVRGDYSLDPSWAAFWKARVAEGHAFGSHTFDHVYFTGDGARGTLGVKPQFGANAGRRLQWTPAQYCAEIERVDARFAELTGHHLDPIWRAPGGKVSQRTIAAAHSCGYAHVGWAPAGFSGDELSSTAFPNAVLLKKSLDKLKDGDIFMAHMGIWSRQDPWAPANLEPLIAGLERKGFCFATLREHPGFGKGATINVTK
- a CDS encoding sterol desaturase family protein, whose product is MIHLLTEWFAQAQGWLFQSVIEPAMFYAGLADFLDDAFEGTEWFLIGLCELLLIFLVLRPLEALVPVHGFADRRARWNDFVYTLLHRLGFFPLLIFFTVDPLMDHVAGWLRLENVRPFNLENLAPDMSPLASFAIYFVVLDFFDYWFHRAQHHFRWWWGLHSLHHSQQNMNLWSDDRNHLLDDLLRDVYLALIALAIGVPPGQYVLLVSLSRILQSLQHANVRIHFGRVGEWLLVSPRYHRMHHAVGAGHESKGKGSLGGCNFAVLLPIWDIVFGTANFAAGFAHTGVRDQLPRTAPDGTIVPGRDYGRGFWRQQWLGLRRMVEFSRRRAG
- a CDS encoding EI24 domain-containing protein codes for the protein MRAVANAYGRAVLSQLHLRMLVLSAMPLVLSLLLWGLLLYFGLQPLLDWLHTNFVDYEIFRTTSDWLERLHLGFLKSVVVPFFALLLLLPLMILSALLFMNIAAMPFIVRHVGGRHYPKLEQKQGGSMLGGLRAALSSFAVFIVIWLATLPLYIVPPLAMISSTLLWGWLTSRVMSYDALADHASEEERRTIQRERRRDLLVMGLVSGAMGSLPPLLMAAGAVLFVALLPLALAVMMWLYVLIFIFTALWFQYYCLEALAQLRAREQAVIVEQA